TATACCTAAAACTATAGGTATGTGTATCAATCTATTAGGATGAACTTCTCTCATAGAATTGACCTTGCCAATTTTCATATTATGACCTTTTTGTATTCTATTATCAAATTCTTCAAATCGTTGCTTGTATATGCTCATATCTGTTACATACTTACCTTGTTTATCTATAAAAGGTTTAAAGTATATAATTCTTACATTTCTCTCTGTTACAGCTCTGTACATAGAATTTATTATCTCTTCTCCATGGTGATGAAGAGGTATCTCATAATCATATCGTTCTTGAACCCAGTCCCATACATTAAAAACTCTTGTAGCATAATACCCACTATCCTCAACTAATTTATTAAGACCTTTTTGATCTATATTTTCTCTTTGGACATTAGTTTCAATCATACCTATTACCATATTTCTATTTTTAAGCTCTTTTTTTAAGTAATCAGTATCATAACCAAAACCTAAAGCTTCTCCACCAGCAAATATTATAGAACTTGGATGAATGTCCTGTTCATCTAAAAATTCAAAATAATATTTTATGCTTTTTTCATCCTCATACTCAGATAAGTATATAGGTCTTGGAAGAACCTCAAGTCCACTAGACTTTATCATATCTATATCTGATTGTAAGAACCCAAGTCCCAAAAACTCAAGCTTAGACCCTTCTAAAACCTTACTCATTCCTACATAATCTCCATGTACATCATAAAGCTTAGTTTCATCATATATGTAATCTTTGTTTTCACCTTTTACTCTTATAGTATTAGAGTCTATAACTTCTACTCTACTAGGTCCTATTTTTCTTTTAAATCCTTCTAATATAAAATCGTATATACTTTCATCTGCACTTACTATTAAATCATACCCATCTATACTAGTTTTTATGTTATATTCTTTTCTGTTTTTTAAGGTATTTATAGTAGATTCATTTAAAGCAACCGTACTTATTTTCATATCCTTAAACTCATCTAAAAAATACTTTAAATCCTTATCACTTTCATCTTGCATCTTAATCACTTGATCATAATCAAGAACAATCTCAACATTTTTGTATTCGTTTTCAATACCATTTCTTTGAAACACTAGCACACTAGAAAATAGTATAGCTATGATTAGAAATATACTAAATAGTCTATTTACCTTCAAGTTCATTCCTCCTCCACTTTTGACAAGAAAATAAGGGGTATTAATCCCCTTTAGATTATTTTACTTCATATCCTCCTTTTACCATGAATATGCAGTTTGTCTTTGCTACAATACCTCTTCCATCTGATCTTGGCACCATTAAAAGATGGTTTGCCGGAACATCATATCCTCCTCTTAAATCTATCCCCTGAGTTAAATCAGCTATTCCACCAAGTTCTGAATCTATTATAGATCCTTCACCGCCTCTTAATATTATCTCACTTCCTGATTCTAATATTATACTTTGTCCCGCTTCAATCTGTACTATCTCTAATTCATTAGAAGATTTATCTTCTGGCTTAACCTCTGTGTCTGGTTTCTGCTTGTTTGTATTTATATTTTCAATAACCTCAGTTACATTTTTTGCAAGTTCATCAATTTTCATATCAACATAAGATTTAGTTACAACAGGGTCCCCACTTGATCCCGGTTCATAACCAGAGGCCTTAACTATGTATGTAGATGTTACAATAATTGAACATGATAAAATAGATATCACAACTTTGTTCCTAATTAAATCCTTAAGCATAAACTTTTCCCTCCAATCCTCATCTAATATCCATTATTACAAAATTCGTTAAATAAATCAACAAAAATTCGCTCCATATCAACGAGTCGTAACAGGCTTAGTTGCTAAAAAAATTATATTTCGCTTATATGCAAAAAAAAAGAGCCGTTATCAGCTCACTAAATCTCAAACAATCCTAAACTTATTTGAAGACCCTCGTCTACTTTTTTCATCATATCATTATCAAAACTTCCTATTTTTTCTCTCAATCTTTTTTTGTCTATGGTTCTTACCTGCTCAAGTAATACTACTGAGTCTCTATTAAGTCCGTAATCATTTGCATTAATTTCAATATGAGTCGGTAGTTTTGCTTTGTTAATCTGAGATGTTATGGCTGCAATTATAACTGTTGGGCTATATTTGTTTCCTATATCATTTTGAATGATCAATACGGGTCTTACTCCCCCTTGTTCAGACCCTATTACGGGACTTAGGTCACCGTAAAATATGTCACCTCGTTTAATCTCTAAATTATTATTCACCTTCTGCTATCTTCCCTTCATACCCCGTCAAAGAAGACATATCCATGCTAAGACCCATTTCTGCTAAAGCTAAGTTTATAACTCCCATTTCTCTATAACCTTTTATCATAGATTCTCTAGTTCGAACTTTTCTTTTTTCTCTCAAATAGAGGTTCATAGCTTCCTTTATAAATTCTGATCTGTTTTTGTTTTCTACTTTTACTATTTTATCCACTTCTGAAAGTAAGTTATTTGGCAAACTTACAACGATTTTCTTCTTACCCATACAACTAGACACAAAACCGCCTCCCAAAGTTAATTACACTTCTATTTTATCAGATAATCTAGTATGTGTAAAACTCTATTTCCTTCCAAATACACCCTTGGTATTCTTCTAGAAATCATGCATAGGACTTCATAATTTATAGTATTTAAAGAATCAGCAATTCTCTCTATTTTAATATCTGCATCTTCTCCAAATATCTTTACTTCATCTCCTATACTTACATCTAGTCCGTTTATTTGAAGCATACATTGGTCCATGCATATTCTTCCAATTACAGGTGCTAGCTTATCTTTTATCTTCATATTTGCATTTTCATTTAGCATTCTTGTAAAACCATCTGCATACCCAATAGGAATAGTCGCTATTTTTGTAAAGTCACTTGTTCTATACTTTTGACCATAGCTTATTCCTGTATCAGGTACTACAGTTTTAACATTAGATACCGTTGTCTTTAATGTCATAACAGGCTTTAGATCTAACCTATCCTTCATAACATCATCAGAAGGATAATGTCCATAAAGTATTATTCCACTTCTTACCATGTCAAGATGGTACTCAGGACAATCCATTATACCCGCACTATTACATATATGCTTTATTGGGATTTTTATACCTCTATTTTCTAATTTATTTACTATATATGTGAATTTATCAAACTGCATGTTGGTAAAAGTCTTATCCTTTTCATCCGCCATAGCAAAATGACTGTATATACCAACAACATCCAAATTAGAATATCCACATATATTCTCAATAAAGTCTACAGATTCATCATTTATTTGAAATCCTAGTCTAGACATTCCAGTATCTAATTTTATATGTACTCTAGCTTTTTTATTCTTTTGCTCACTAACTTTGTTTAAACTTTGGGCTAGTTCCTTTGAATATATAGTTATATCTATATTGTTTTCTACCGCCAAATCAAAACAATCTTCTTGTATATAACCAAGACATAGTATGGGTAATTCTACATCATTATTCCTGAGTTCTATTGCCTCCTCAAGTGTAGCAATAGCTAAATAATCTACGCCTTCATCTACAAGCGTCTTTGCAATTTGTACAGATCCATGTCCATAAGCATTAGCTTTAATAACTCCGCATATCTTTGTGTCTTCTTTGAGTAATTTTTTTATGTTTCTATAGTTTTGCTTTAAATTGCCTATATTTATTTCTGCCCAAGTAGGTCTTGTTTTATAACTCAATATTACTTCCCCCTTCAATTTAATCCCCGTTGTACTTAAATTCCTTATAATTAACAACAAATCTTTTCTTCAAGTTAACATCCATTATCTCTAACTTATTAGGCTTTAATGTTTTTTTGTCAACGTAAACCTTTTGTTTATTAAAATAAAAAGAAGAACCAGGTATATTAGTTTCTAAAATCAAGAAATATTTATCGGAACTTATCTTTAAATTCTCATTTTCATAAATATTTTTTAAAAAATCTCCTACAAATAGATATCTATTTTCTATACCTCTATGGGTGAATTTTAATTCATCCTTAAATTTTGGATTTTTTATTATAATCTTATCACCATCATAAATAGTTATTTTTCCTTTTATATTACTAGGATTTAATGTTTCGAGCTTGTAATAGTTTGGGCTTTTAAAATAGTGACTTGCTTCATACTCTTTTATAGATTTATTACCGCATACGCTTATAGTTGCTATACATGAATACGAATCTAATTTATTTATCTTCTTTTGAAATTTATAATACACTTCTTCATCTGTGGACTCCCTACATCCTGTAAAACTAATACCTATTAGTATAATTACAAGGATAGATAAGATCCACTTTTTCACAAAATCCCCCCTTATATTTAATTGTACATAGCTTTTATAAGATCATATCTACATATAATCCCCTTAATATAATTATTATCATCAACAACAGGTACCCTATTTATAGATCTCTTTATCATCTCATTTGCAACATATTCAACACTATCATCTTCTCTAACAGTCATAACTTCCTTTGACATTATATCAGATGCCTTATAGGCTGCTATCTTTCTAATGTCCTCTTCTACCTCTTTAAAGCTATCAAAAAATATATAACCTTGGAGTATGTTTATAAAAGATGGTACATTTACATTTTTCTCTTTTTGTATAATATCGGTTTCTGATATTATTCCTACTATCTTGTTTTCCTCATCTACTACAGGAACTCCCCCAATCCTATTCTTTAAGAATATCTCAGCTATTTCCTTTATAGTAGAATCTTGTTTTACGACTACAACATCAGTAGTCATTATATCTTTTGCAGTCATAATCAAACCTCCTTTCTAGTCGTTATAATAGCATTTGCAACTGCATATTCTTTTGAATGAGATATAGACAATAAAATTTCTTTCATTTCTAACTTTTCTGATAATTCGTATAACTTATTATATAATGTTACAACCGGTTTTCCAAGACTATTTCTTAATATTTCTATATCTTTAAAATTATAACCTCTGATGCCAGTTCCAAACGCCTTACTTATAGCCTCTTTTGCAGCAAAATTTCCAGCTATAGTTTGAGCTTTATAATCCTTTTGTTTAAAATACTCGATTTCTTTTTCTGTATAAATCCTTTCTAAAAACTTATTATTTTTATTTATAGCTTTTTTTATTCTCTCTATTTCTATTATATCTATTCCAGTACCTAAAATATTCATAATCCACTCCTAAAAATTTATATTTAATATTTATATATTTTAATCCTTTTATAATAAAAAAACCACTAAATCACATTTAGTGGTTTGAGAATTTTTATTTTAAAAGTTTACCATCTAATTTTTCCATATCTTTATGCCCAAGTATTGCATGTATAAAATGATAAGTACTATTAACCGTTTCTTCTATATCTTCCTTTTGCACTCTAAGATCATCTAGCTCTTTTCTAAGTTTAGCTACCTTAGCGTTTACCTCTGAAAGGTTTGATTCCCCTTTGTTTATTTTTTCGTATGAATGCTTTACAGTTTCTCTCAAAAGTTCTAAATTCTTTTCTTTTATTAGAATAGGCCTGTCCTCTAATTTTTCAAATATCATATCTATACTATTATTTATCTCTTCCATCTCCTGTTTTAATTTATCTAATTCTTGCTCTGCTTTTATATTTTTATTTTCATTTAGCTCATTTGATATATATATTATCTTAGCCATCAACTTAGGCTTTTTTCCCTGCATATCTAAAAGTTGTTTTTCCATAGCTTTTCTCTCTTTTATTAAATCATTTAACTCTTTAACCTTTCTAGATATTGATTCATTTGTTTCCATCTTGATAAGCTCTTTAAATGGCTCATATTGCGTTAATATAGGAACTTTATTCTTTTTTACTATTTTCTCAATTAAATTCATATCTAGTTTATTATTCCCAAATATCATATTTTTCCAACCTTCCTTTATTTAGATACCCTTACAATATTATATCGTCAAAATTAATTTATATTTTATTTATTCAATAAAAATTTACTAAATAAAATATATCAAGTCAATGAATCTATTGAATTATTTTTTAGTGTTTGGAAAAAATAATTTCATGAGGTGATTTTATGAGAAAAATTATAAGTATACTACTATTTTTCGTACTTATTTTAAGCGGGTGCACAAAACAGGAAGAAAAAACATCCGAAAGTACTCTTCCTAAGGAACCAAAAACTTTACAAACACTACAAGATAGTATATTGACTATTATGGCTAAGATAGATTTAATGCCAAGTGTTAACAATGCTATCGAAACCAGAGATAAACTAATAGAAATCTCCTTTCAAAAAGAAAAAGAATTAGCTTCATTAAGCGAGGATAGATTACCAGAGAAAGACAAACTAAAAACGCCTGAAGACATTGAAAAAGATAAAGTTAAACTATCCACCCATATAATGGATACATGCATATATCCATCTCTATTAGTTGAAGATATAGAGAATATAAACAAACTAGAAAAAGATCCGCTAAAATTCAAACTAGAAGAATACTGGCTTGATGTAAACAAGGACTTAGTAGACATTCATAAAGAGTGGAATAACCTTCAAGCTAGTATGAGTACAATTTCTGCTGACCCTGAGCAAATCAAAAATTTTGAAACAAATTTAAACGCACTAACAGATTCAATCGGGCAGTACAATATATTTGATTCGTTAGTATATTGTAATAATATGACTAAGTATTTGTCCTCTTTTAGACAATACTTTAAAACCTTCACAAACAATGATATCAATGTTGCAAAGTATTCTGTAAGAAAAGCCGTATTATTGTGCGATATGGAAAACTACGAAGAAGCATTAACAACAATAAACAATCTCTCAGAACTTTTAAATTCAAAAGCTGAAACTTATTCAAAAGAAAAAGAAAAATTCACAAAACTTAAATATGCAATTCAATCTCTTCAAAAATCAATTGAAAGTAAAAATTTAAAATTAGTACAAATAAACGCACCTATAGTTATATCTAATTTAAATGAGTTCATACAAAAAGGGACTAGTTAAAACTAGTCCCTTTTATTTAGAAGTGTTTATTCTATTAATCGCTTTTTTAAGATCAATTTCAAGAAGATCTATTTCTTTTCCATGAGCAGATTTAATTTTTGCTTCGGCTTCTTCTTTAGCTTTATTAGCTCTTTGTATATCTATTTGATCAGCCCATTCAGCAGCTTCTGTTAATATAGTAGTCTTTTCCTTATCAACTTGGATAAAACCACCTGCAACAGTTGCTTCTTTAAATGAACCATCCTTTTTAAGCTTTAATACACCTATATCTAGTGGCGCTACGTAACTTGCATGATTCTTAAGTATACCAACATCACCGTTTATAGTTCTAACAACTACCATTTCAGCAGTGCCTTCAAAAAACTTTTTATCGGGAGTAACTATTTCTACAGAAAATTCTCCTGCCATGTTTATCTACTCTCCCTTCTTAGCTTTTTCAATTGCCTCTTCTATAGAACCTACATAAAGGAAAGCTGATTCTGGTAAGTTATCATGCTTACCTTCAAGGATTTCTTTAAATCCTCTTACAGTTTCTTTAAGAGGTACATATTTACCTTCCATACCAGTGAACTGTTCAGCAACACTGAATGGTTGAGATAAGAAGTTTTGTATCTTTCTTGCACGAGCAACAGCCATTTTATCTTCATCAGATAATTCATCCATACCAAGTATAGCGATAATATCTTGAAGTTCTTTATATCTTTGAAGAACTGATTGTACTCTACGAGCTACATCATAGTGCTCAGCTCCAACAACATTTGGATCTAGTATTCTAGATGTTGAATCAAGTGGATCAACCGCAGGGTAAATACCACGAGATGCTATATCTCTTGATAAAACTGTCTTAGCATCAAGATGGGCAAATGTTGTAGCTGGTGCCGGGTCAGTTAAGTCATCGGCTGGAACGTATACTGCTTGAACAGATGTGATAGAACCCTTCTTAGTAGATGTTATTCTCTCTTGAAGAGCACCCATCTCTGTAGCTAGTGTTGGTTGGTATCCAACGGCAGATGGCATACGTCCTAATAGCGCAGAAACCTCAGATCCTGCTTGAGTGAAACGGAATATATTATCAACGAATAATAATACGTCTTGTCCTTCTTGATCTCTGAAATACTCAGCCATAGTAAGTCCTGTAAGCGCAACTCTCATTCTCGCTCCAGGTGGCTCATTCATCTGACCGTAAACTAGAGCAGTCTTATCGATAACTCCAGACTCAATCATTTCATTATAAAGGTCATTACCTTCTCTAGTTCTCTCTCCAACTCCAGCAAACACTGAAAGTCCACCATGTTGAGTAGCTATGTTGTTGATAAGCTCCATTATAAGAACTGTCTTACCAACTCCTGCCCCTCCAAACAGACCAATCTTACCACCCTTTGCATAAGGAGCTATAAGGTCAACTACCTTTATTCCTGTTTCAAGAATTTCAGTAGAAGTCTCTTGATCTTCAAAAGAAGGAGCCTCTCTATGTATTGGTAACTTTGGAGAATCAGTTGGAGCAGGCTTGTTATCAACAACCTCTCCAAGTACATTGAATATTCTTCCTAATGTACCTTTTCCAACAGGAACAGATATAGGTGCTCCTGTATCTAAAGCGTCAATACCTCTAACAAGTCCATCCGTTGAACTCATGGCGATACACTTAACAGTGTCATCCCCTATATGTTGAGCTACCTCTGCCACTATTTTGTTTCCATTATATTCTACTTCAATCGCATTTAGTAAGTTTGGTAAGTTTTCACTACTGAACTTTATGTCTAGTACGGGTCCGATAATTTGAACCACTTTACCTATATTCTTTTCTGGCATTTTCATACCTCCTTATTTTAACGCCTCTGAACCTGCAACTATCTCTGATATTTCTTGAGTTATAGATGCTTGTCTTGCTCTATTGTATTTTAATTCTAATTTAGAAATCATCTCGTCTGCATTATCAGTAGCAGATTGCATAGCAGTTCTTCTAGCTCCTTGTTCTGATGCAGAAGATTCAGCTATACCTCCATATATAGATCCTTCCATAAACTTAGGAACTAAATATTCAAGTACCTCTTCTTCTCCTGGATCAAACTCAATCATTTCTCTCTTTGTAATTTCCTTATCTTCTTCAAAAGAAAGAGGAAGTAGCTTTAACACCTCTGGTGTTTGAGTTAAAGTTGATTCAAATTTAGTATACACAAGATATACTTCATCTACTTCTTCCTTTGCATATGCGTCAATTGCAGTAGCTGCAACCTTTCTAGCATCTGCATAAGTTAAGTCTTCAACTCCAGTAAATTTATCTAAAATATTATAGCCTCTTTTGTTAAAGAAATCGACAGACTTTTTCCCAATAGCTATAATACTCTCTTGTTTGTGTTCCATATGATTTATTGCAGTCTTTAAGACGTTTGAGTTGTATCCACCAGCAAGTCCTCTATCTCCTGCTATAACTACATAGCATTTTTTAGACGAGTCTCTTTGCTCTAAAAATATACTTTGAACTCCTTTAGCACTTTTAGCTATCTTTTCTATAGTAGCATAAAGAGTTTCAAAATACGGCTTAGTAGCTTGTGCTTGTTCTTTAGCTCTTTTTAACTTAGCTGATGAAACAAGCTCCATAGCTTTAGTTATCTGCTTAGTGTTACCGACACTCTTAATACGTCTTTTAATATCCTTCATTCCAGCCATATTATTTCACCTCCTGTTTAAAGAGGATTACTCTTCAATTTTAAATCTTTTTTTGAATTCTGTTATGGCACTTTCTAATCCTTCTTTGTAATCTTTTCCATCAAGTATATCTTTACCAACTTGTGGGTAATTCTCATCCATAAACTTATATAATTCTCTTTCAAATCTTCCTATTTCACTAACAGGAATATCAGTTAAGAATTTGTTAGTTACAGCGTATATTATCATAACTTGCTTTTCAACAGGTATTGGATCGTTCTCGCCCTGCTTTAGCATTTCAACGACTCTTTCCCCTTGAGCAAGTCTTGCCTTTGTATCCTCATCAAGGTCTGATCCAAACTGAGCAAACGCTTGAAGTTCTCTATATTGTGAGTAAGCAAGTTTTAATGTACCTGCAACCTTTTTCATAGGTTTAATTTGCGCACTACCTCCAACCCTTGATACTGATATACCAGGGTTAACAGCAGGTCTAACTCCAGAGTTGAAAAGCTCAGTCTCTAGGAATATCTGTCCATCTGTTATAGATATTACGTTTGTAGGTATGTACGCCGAAACGTCTCCTGCTTGAGTTTCAACTATTGGAAGTGCAGTTATAGATCCTCCACCTAACTCATCAGCTAATTTAGCTGCTCTTTCTAGTAATCTTGAATGTAAGTAGAATACATCTCCTGGATATGCCTCACGTCCTGGTGGTCTTCTAAGAAGAAGTGACATTGCACGATAAGCAACCGCATGTTTAGATAAATCATCATAAACTATTAAAACATGTCCACCATTGTACATAAACTCTTCCGCTATTGCACAACCAGCATATGGAGCCATATATTGAAGTGGAGCAAGCTCAGATGCAGTAGCTGATACTATAGTAGTATAATCCATAGCACCATTAGACTCTAATCTATCCATTATTTGAGCAACTGTAGAACGTTTTTGTCCTATTGCTACATATATACACTTAACATTTTTACCTTTTTGGTTGATTATAGTATCTAGAGCAACAGAAGTCTTACCAGTTTGTCTGTCTCCGATGATAAGCTCTCTTTGTCCTCTTCCTATTGGAATCATAGAATCTATTGCTTTAATACCTGTTTGTAAAGGCTCATGAACTGATTTTCTAGATATTATACCAGAAGCTATAGCCTCTATAGGTCTAAACTTATCGCTATTGATAGGTCCTTTACCATCTATAGGTTGTCCTAATGCATTAACAACTCTACCAGATAAAGCCTCTCCTACTGGAACCTCAACTATTCTTCCAGTTCTTTTAACAGTGTCGCCCTCTTTTATATTTTCTTCAGAACCAAGTAAAACGGCTCCTACAGATTCTTCCTCTAAGTTTAATGCCATTCCATAAATCTGACCAGGAAACTCTAAAAGCTCTCCTGCCATACACTTTTCAAGTCCATGAACTCTAGCTATACCATCTCCAACTTGAGTAACTGTACCAACATCAGTCAGTTCTAATTTATTCTCATACTTTTTTATTTGTTCTTTTATAATTGAACTAATTTCTTCCGGTCTTAAATTCATGGGTTTCACCGCCCTTCTACGCTATTATTTGAGATAACTGATCTTTTAATTTTTCTAAACGAGTTTTTATTGTTCCATCTATTTCTTCGTTACCCATTTTAACTAAAACTCCACCTATAACACTCTTATCAACTTCATTTTTAAGTATTATATTCTTGCCTTTAGTTTCAGAAAGTTTTTGCTTAAGATTATTTAAATCTTTTTCACTCATAGGTACTGCTGTTATAGCAACAGCTTCTAAGATGTTATTTTTCTCATTTATCAAAGCGTTATACTCAGTAAATATCTCATCTATAATTCCTATTCT
The window above is part of the Tepidibacter aestuarii genome. Proteins encoded here:
- the atpD gene encoding F0F1 ATP synthase subunit beta, producing MPEKNIGKVVQIIGPVLDIKFSSENLPNLLNAIEVEYNGNKIVAEVAQHIGDDTVKCIAMSSTDGLVRGIDALDTGAPISVPVGKGTLGRIFNVLGEVVDNKPAPTDSPKLPIHREAPSFEDQETSTEILETGIKVVDLIAPYAKGGKIGLFGGAGVGKTVLIMELINNIATQHGGLSVFAGVGERTREGNDLYNEMIESGVIDKTALVYGQMNEPPGARMRVALTGLTMAEYFRDQEGQDVLLFVDNIFRFTQAGSEVSALLGRMPSAVGYQPTLATEMGALQERITSTKKGSITSVQAVYVPADDLTDPAPATTFAHLDAKTVLSRDIASRGIYPAVDPLDSTSRILDPNVVGAEHYDVARRVQSVLQRYKELQDIIAILGMDELSDEDKMAVARARKIQNFLSQPFSVAEQFTGMEGKYVPLKETVRGFKEILEGKHDNLPESAFLYVGSIEEAIEKAKKGE
- a CDS encoding CBS domain-containing protein, which encodes MTAKDIMTTDVVVVKQDSTIKEIAEIFLKNRIGGVPVVDEENKIVGIISETDIIQKEKNVNVPSFINILQGYIFFDSFKEVEEDIRKIAAYKASDIMSKEVMTVREDDSVEYVANEMIKRSINRVPVVDDNNYIKGIICRYDLIKAMYN
- the atpG gene encoding ATP synthase F1 subunit gamma, coding for MAGMKDIKRRIKSVGNTKQITKAMELVSSAKLKRAKEQAQATKPYFETLYATIEKIAKSAKGVQSIFLEQRDSSKKCYVVIAGDRGLAGGYNSNVLKTAINHMEHKQESIIAIGKKSVDFFNKRGYNILDKFTGVEDLTYADARKVAATAIDAYAKEEVDEVYLVYTKFESTLTQTPEVLKLLPLSFEEDKEITKREMIEFDPGEEEVLEYLVPKFMEGSIYGGIAESSASEQGARRTAMQSATDNADEMISKLELKYNRARQASITQEISEIVAGSEALK
- a CDS encoding CopG family ribbon-helix-helix protein gives rise to the protein MSSCMGKKKIVVSLPNNLLSEVDKIVKVENKNRSEFIKEAMNLYLREKRKVRTRESMIKGYREMGVINLALAEMGLSMDMSSLTGYEGKIAEGE
- the acpS gene encoding holo-ACP synthase — protein: MNILGTGIDIIEIERIKKAINKNNKFLERIYTEKEIEYFKQKDYKAQTIAGNFAAKEAISKAFGTGIRGYNFKDIEILRNSLGKPVVTLYNKLYELSEKLEMKEILLSISHSKEYAVANAIITTRKEV
- a CDS encoding coiled-coil domain-containing protein; its protein translation is MIFGNNKLDMNLIEKIVKKNKVPILTQYEPFKELIKMETNESISRKVKELNDLIKERKAMEKQLLDMQGKKPKLMAKIIYISNELNENKNIKAEQELDKLKQEMEEINNSIDMIFEKLEDRPILIKEKNLELLRETVKHSYEKINKGESNLSEVNAKVAKLRKELDDLRVQKEDIEETVNSTYHFIHAILGHKDMEKLDGKLLK
- a CDS encoding type II toxin-antitoxin system PemK/MazF family toxin; translated protein: MNNNLEIKRGDIFYGDLSPVIGSEQGGVRPVLIIQNDIGNKYSPTVIIAAITSQINKAKLPTHIEINANDYGLNRDSVVLLEQVRTIDKKRLREKIGSFDNDMMKKVDEGLQISLGLFEI
- the alr gene encoding alanine racemase, coding for MSYKTRPTWAEINIGNLKQNYRNIKKLLKEDTKICGVIKANAYGHGSVQIAKTLVDEGVDYLAIATLEEAIELRNNDVELPILCLGYIQEDCFDLAVENNIDITIYSKELAQSLNKVSEQKNKKARVHIKLDTGMSRLGFQINDESVDFIENICGYSNLDVVGIYSHFAMADEKDKTFTNMQFDKFTYIVNKLENRGIKIPIKHICNSAGIMDCPEYHLDMVRSGIILYGHYPSDDVMKDRLDLKPVMTLKTTVSNVKTVVPDTGISYGQKYRTSDFTKIATIPIGYADGFTRMLNENANMKIKDKLAPVIGRICMDQCMLQINGLDVSIGDEVKIFGEDADIKIERIADSLNTINYEVLCMISRRIPRVYLEGNRVLHILDYLIK
- a CDS encoding F0F1 ATP synthase subunit delta, whose product is MAKLVASRYANALFEVGISEGTTADLNDELKVIVDLFDQNEDFLKILKAPLISKEEKKALVEKIYKDKTSLEMMNFLKVLIDKDRIGIIDEIFTEYNALINEKNNILEAVAITAVPMSEKDLNNLKQKLSETKGKNIILKNEVDKSVIGGVLVKMGNEEIDGTIKTRLEKLKDQLSQIIA
- the atpC gene encoding ATP synthase F1 subunit epsilon, giving the protein MAGEFSVEIVTPDKKFFEGTAEMVVVRTINGDVGILKNHASYVAPLDIGVLKLKKDGSFKEATVAGGFIQVDKEKTTILTEAAEWADQIDIQRANKAKEEAEAKIKSAHGKEIDLLEIDLKKAINRINTSK
- the atpA gene encoding F0F1 ATP synthase subunit alpha, giving the protein MNLRPEEISSIIKEQIKKYENKLELTDVGTVTQVGDGIARVHGLEKCMAGELLEFPGQIYGMALNLEEESVGAVLLGSEENIKEGDTVKRTGRIVEVPVGEALSGRVVNALGQPIDGKGPINSDKFRPIEAIASGIISRKSVHEPLQTGIKAIDSMIPIGRGQRELIIGDRQTGKTSVALDTIINQKGKNVKCIYVAIGQKRSTVAQIMDRLESNGAMDYTTIVSATASELAPLQYMAPYAGCAIAEEFMYNGGHVLIVYDDLSKHAVAYRAMSLLLRRPPGREAYPGDVFYLHSRLLERAAKLADELGGGSITALPIVETQAGDVSAYIPTNVISITDGQIFLETELFNSGVRPAVNPGISVSRVGGSAQIKPMKKVAGTLKLAYSQYRELQAFAQFGSDLDEDTKARLAQGERVVEMLKQGENDPIPVEKQVMIIYAVTNKFLTDIPVSEIGRFERELYKFMDENYPQVGKDILDGKDYKEGLESAITEFKKRFKIEE
- a CDS encoding DUF5693 family protein, with protein sequence MKVNRLFSIFLIIAILFSSVLVFQRNGIENEYKNVEIVLDYDQVIKMQDESDKDLKYFLDEFKDMKISTVALNESTINTLKNRKEYNIKTSIDGYDLIVSADESIYDFILEGFKRKIGPSRVEVIDSNTIRVKGENKDYIYDETKLYDVHGDYVGMSKVLEGSKLEFLGLGFLQSDIDMIKSSGLEVLPRPIYLSEYEDEKSIKYYFEFLDEQDIHPSSIIFAGGEALGFGYDTDYLKKELKNRNMVIGMIETNVQRENIDQKGLNKLVEDSGYYATRVFNVWDWVQERYDYEIPLHHHGEEIINSMYRAVTERNVRIIYFKPFIDKQGKYVTDMSIYKQRFEEFDNRIQKGHNMKIGKVNSMREVHPNRLIHIPIVLGIIAAFLILIDNLVNIKYKYMNILFGLSSVGTALLYGLGIKADLLDKIFALLATIAMPSISMAFILYIVRAALKTKNNMNALNILLKGIITLMIACMISLIGALFEVSLLLDSKFLLEMDIFRGVKVSQIAPIMVTVLLYLSIFGYKREEERDGISLNEIIKLFKEDIKIGHVIVLCAFLAIGIVFIARTGHETNIKPSSLELLSRNMLELFLTARPRNKSFLMAHPGFILMMYLAFKNQKWSIFPLSLLVVIGQGNIVNTFSHIRAPLYLSYIRTNYEIVFGVIIGGIGILLIDFIWRKIEGRKINA
- the gerS gene encoding germination lipoprotein GerS, which translates into the protein MKKWILSILVIILIGISFTGCRESTDEEVYYKFQKKINKLDSYSCIATISVCGNKSIKEYEASHYFKSPNYYKLETLNPSNIKGKITIYDGDKIIIKNPKFKDELKFTHRGIENRYLFVGDFLKNIYENENLKISSDKYFLILETNIPGSSFYFNKQKVYVDKKTLKPNKLEIMDVNLKKRFVVNYKEFKYNGD